A region of Zeugodacus cucurbitae isolate PBARC_wt_2022May chromosome 5, idZeuCucr1.2, whole genome shotgun sequence DNA encodes the following proteins:
- the LOC105213729 gene encoding glutamine synthetase 2 cytoplasmic isoform X2: MSSRVLEDSPNAQLDKTILERYRNLPLKENIVQATYVWIDGTGQDLRCKDRTLEFIPNDPKELPVWNYDGSSCYQAEGSNSDTYLYPVAIYKDPFRRGNNILVMCDTYRFDGQPTASNHRKTCQEVVNKCKDEEPWFGIEQEYTFLDFDGHPLGWPKNGFPGPQGPYYCGVGANKVYARDVVDAHYRACLYAGIKVSGTNAEVMPAQWEYQVGPCLGISVGDDLWMSRFLLHRIAEEFGIVATLDPKPMPGDWNGAGAHTNVSTKTMREDGGIKEILSAVEKLSKHHERHIRAYDPKQGQDNARRLTGQHETSSINDFSAGVANRGCSIRIPRGVNDDGKGYFEDRRPSSNCDPYSVVEAILRTICLDE, encoded by the exons ATGTCGTCTCGCGTTTTAGAAGACTCACCAAATGCTCAACTCGATAAAACCATTTTGGAGCGTTATCGCAATCTACCATTGAAGGAGAATATTGTGCAAGCCACTTATGTCTGGATCGATGGTACCGGTCAAGATTTGCGTTGTAAGGATCGTACACTAGAATTTATACCGAATGATCCTAAAG AATTGCCCGTTTGGAATTACGATGGCAGTTCCTGCTACCAAGCGGAGGGTTCCAACTCGGACACCTACCTCTATCCGGTCGCCATTTATAAGGATCCCTTCCGACGtggcaataatattttagtGATGTGCGATACCTATCGCTTCGACGGTCAACCCACCGCCTCTAACCACCGCAAGACCTGTCAAGAGGTAGTGAATAAGTGCAAGGACGAAGAGCCCTGGTTCGGCATTGAACAAGAGTATACATTCCTCGATTTCGATGGACATCCATTGGGTTGGCCCAAAAATGGTTTCCCCGGACCACAAGGCCCCTACTACTGTGGTGTGGGCGCCAATAAA GTCTATGCCCGCGATGTAGTCGACGCACATTACCGCGCCTGCCTCTATGCCGGCATCAAAGTGTCTGGCACTAATGCTGAGGTGATGCCCGCTCAGTGGGAATATCAGGTGGGACCCTGTCTCGGCATTTCAGTTGGTGATGATCTGTGGATGTCACGTTTCCTCTTGCACCGCATCGCCGAGGAGTTTGGT ATTGTCGCCACATTGGATCCCAAACCCATGCCGGGCGATTGGAATGGCGCTGGTGCACACACCAACGTTTCCACCAAGACAATGCGTGAGGATGGCGGCATCAA GGAAATTCTGAGTGCCGTGGAGAAACTCTCAAAGCATCACGAGCGTCACATTCGTGCCTACGATCCCAAACAGGGACAGGATAATGCACGTCGTCTCACCGGTCAGCATGAGACGAGCTCGATCAATGACTTCAGCGCCGGTGTTGCCAATCGTGGCTGCTCCATTCGTATACCGCGTGGTGTGAACGATGACGGGAAGGGCTACTTCGAAGATCGTCGCCCGAGCTCCAACTGTGATCCGTACTCAGTGGTGGAGGCCATTCTACGTACAATCTGCTTGGATGAGTAG
- the LOC105213729 gene encoding glutamine synthetase 2 cytoplasmic isoform X1 yields the protein MRYVPMSSRVLEDSPNAQLDKTILERYRNLPLKENIVQATYVWIDGTGQDLRCKDRTLEFIPNDPKELPVWNYDGSSCYQAEGSNSDTYLYPVAIYKDPFRRGNNILVMCDTYRFDGQPTASNHRKTCQEVVNKCKDEEPWFGIEQEYTFLDFDGHPLGWPKNGFPGPQGPYYCGVGANKVYARDVVDAHYRACLYAGIKVSGTNAEVMPAQWEYQVGPCLGISVGDDLWMSRFLLHRIAEEFGIVATLDPKPMPGDWNGAGAHTNVSTKTMREDGGIKEILSAVEKLSKHHERHIRAYDPKQGQDNARRLTGQHETSSINDFSAGVANRGCSIRIPRGVNDDGKGYFEDRRPSSNCDPYSVVEAILRTICLDE from the exons tATGTCGTCTCGCGTTTTAGAAGACTCACCAAATGCTCAACTCGATAAAACCATTTTGGAGCGTTATCGCAATCTACCATTGAAGGAGAATATTGTGCAAGCCACTTATGTCTGGATCGATGGTACCGGTCAAGATTTGCGTTGTAAGGATCGTACACTAGAATTTATACCGAATGATCCTAAAG AATTGCCCGTTTGGAATTACGATGGCAGTTCCTGCTACCAAGCGGAGGGTTCCAACTCGGACACCTACCTCTATCCGGTCGCCATTTATAAGGATCCCTTCCGACGtggcaataatattttagtGATGTGCGATACCTATCGCTTCGACGGTCAACCCACCGCCTCTAACCACCGCAAGACCTGTCAAGAGGTAGTGAATAAGTGCAAGGACGAAGAGCCCTGGTTCGGCATTGAACAAGAGTATACATTCCTCGATTTCGATGGACATCCATTGGGTTGGCCCAAAAATGGTTTCCCCGGACCACAAGGCCCCTACTACTGTGGTGTGGGCGCCAATAAA GTCTATGCCCGCGATGTAGTCGACGCACATTACCGCGCCTGCCTCTATGCCGGCATCAAAGTGTCTGGCACTAATGCTGAGGTGATGCCCGCTCAGTGGGAATATCAGGTGGGACCCTGTCTCGGCATTTCAGTTGGTGATGATCTGTGGATGTCACGTTTCCTCTTGCACCGCATCGCCGAGGAGTTTGGT ATTGTCGCCACATTGGATCCCAAACCCATGCCGGGCGATTGGAATGGCGCTGGTGCACACACCAACGTTTCCACCAAGACAATGCGTGAGGATGGCGGCATCAA GGAAATTCTGAGTGCCGTGGAGAAACTCTCAAAGCATCACGAGCGTCACATTCGTGCCTACGATCCCAAACAGGGACAGGATAATGCACGTCGTCTCACCGGTCAGCATGAGACGAGCTCGATCAATGACTTCAGCGCCGGTGTTGCCAATCGTGGCTGCTCCATTCGTATACCGCGTGGTGTGAACGATGACGGGAAGGGCTACTTCGAAGATCGTCGCCCGAGCTCCAACTGTGATCCGTACTCAGTGGTGGAGGCCATTCTACGTACAATCTGCTTGGATGAGTAG